From Aristaeella lactis, the proteins below share one genomic window:
- a CDS encoding cytidine deaminase family protein, whose product MDKEWKRLYEEAMSVLNPHDVSNKMWVGSVASAVLTKKGNIYKGICIDTDGSIGMCAERNALSTMLTYGESEITKVVSVYKDGNIIPSCGICREFMMHLGGDVENIEILLDKEGRTARLIDLMPEYPRHK is encoded by the coding sequence ATGGACAAAGAATGGAAAAGATTATATGAGGAAGCTATGAGCGTTTTGAATCCTCATGATGTTTCAAATAAAATGTGGGTAGGAAGCGTGGCATCCGCCGTGCTCACAAAAAAGGGAAATATATACAAAGGCATATGTATAGACACTGACGGCTCTATTGGAATGTGTGCTGAAAGAAATGCTTTATCAACAATGCTTACATACGGAGAAAGTGAGATTACAAAAGTGGTTTCAGTATATAAAGATGGCAACATCATTCCGTCTTGTGGCATTTGCAGAGAATTTATGATGCATTTAGGCGGAGACGTGGAAAATATTGAAATCCTGTTGGATAAAGAAGGACGGACAGCAAGGCTGATAGACCTCATGCCCGAATATCCGCGGCATAAATAA
- a CDS encoding transglutaminase-like domain-containing protein — METYIHPSSPEIKAFIEQIRGASRTAEEFINNLFRWFDKEISYSRINMPFFPLQRSDLDLLNMKCGTCGDYSNLVVSSLITMGIPARYAYISKDCYGDEQDHICAAALIDGKWILIDPTLPYRKWHGYNCPHQEYELLEPEAFEKRLKAIEDECIAKANRWGIPDYAGLLYAPWIHDDIVLSADDRHDSVFYLLILNEPDDWSLYVTYMSYTKDKGHTPIMATITSTEEYYQFSVKEPSSIWDNDQWSNAFFLKDIPVQFQAPELQQMRDNMDKNVSRILSAAKLKV, encoded by the coding sequence ATGGAAACATATATTCATCCTTCTTCACCTGAAATCAAAGCGTTTATTGAACAGATAAGGGGCGCCTCCCGTACCGCAGAGGAGTTCATTAACAACCTTTTCCGCTGGTTTGACAAAGAGATCAGTTACAGCAGAATAAACATGCCTTTCTTCCCTTTACAGCGAAGCGATCTGGATTTATTGAATATGAAATGCGGAACATGCGGGGATTATTCCAATTTGGTTGTCTCTTCGCTGATAACGATGGGAATCCCGGCCCGTTATGCCTATATTTCAAAAGATTGCTATGGTGATGAGCAGGACCATATATGTGCTGCCGCTCTGATAGACGGCAAGTGGATCCTGATCGATCCAACTCTCCCCTATCGGAAATGGCATGGTTATAATTGTCCTCACCAGGAATATGAACTGCTGGAACCGGAAGCATTTGAAAAACGCCTGAAAGCCATCGAGGACGAATGTATAGCGAAAGCGAACCGCTGGGGTATTCCTGATTATGCCGGATTGTTATATGCCCCGTGGATTCATGATGATATCGTATTATCTGCAGATGACAGGCATGACTCCGTCTTTTATCTTTTAATCCTGAATGAACCTGATGACTGGTCCCTGTATGTTACCTATATGTCTTATACCAAAGATAAGGGGCATACACCGATAATGGCCACGATAACAAGCACTGAAGAATACTATCAGTTTTCAGTAAAAGAGCCTTCTTCCATCTGGGATAACGATCAGTGGAGCAATGCATTCTTCCTGAAAGATATCCCTGTTCAGTTTCAAGCGCCCGAACTGCAGCAAATGAGAGACAACATGGATAAAAATGTTTCCCGCATTTTATCTGCCGCAAAGCTCAAAGTATAA
- a CDS encoding DUF6273 domain-containing protein, with product MKRMMLICLLVLCLLPLGGWAESSDEKWFTFSGDVYNESGEHFFYTIEGNHAVLAHYSVDSDKPQPARVVVPDTFEGKPLTVINGGAFNNWDNSYDGDKVECLVLPECVTELKAYAFECAHGVQRIELPSTLDKIALDDPFHHVYAEISFPNGNPFYIVENGFLIDTRTESLIYCNPSAHTLPLPRVRRIEHSALSNYSYYQKTLEFPDSVEYIGPYNAYDCTNLEKIIVPGSVIELADHALCINLAKEIILNEGLQKIGSEALFDTSDFTITIPSTVTWIGYSPEWLDPEGWLNSANYDDSENDEEDEEDEYPEEDDDSEDADDSEDDLDDDEEYEEDEDYEDYDDSEEDDDWEEDEDYNDSEERSLIVLNPDVHWETEEEYNARFADNSIDQKTISVGDTVTFGNYAQDNDQSNGKEPIEWIVLDVQDGKALLLSKYGLSAAGYHNTWDDCTWETCSMRTWLNDRFLNWAFSLEEQAAILTTTVDNSDPQGYDWTLIGGEKMPGGNNTQDRIFLLSCAEANRYLNVTIEDANNVNARVAPTAYAITLGVNTSDEYRTAEGDVTGWWWLRSPGSCPNSAAGVNHDGSLSYSRAYHRNFIVRPALWIDLNYVDF from the coding sequence ATGAAGCGCATGATGCTGATCTGTCTGCTGGTCCTGTGCCTGCTGCCGCTTGGCGGATGGGCTGAAAGCTCTGACGAAAAATGGTTCACCTTTTCCGGTGATGTTTATAACGAATCAGGTGAGCATTTCTTCTATACAATAGAGGGTAATCATGCGGTATTAGCACACTACAGTGTTGATTCCGATAAACCCCAGCCTGCCCGGGTGGTGGTTCCTGACACCTTTGAAGGAAAGCCCTTAACCGTAATCAACGGTGGTGCTTTTAACAACTGGGATAATTCCTATGACGGCGACAAGGTTGAATGTCTTGTTCTCCCGGAATGTGTTACCGAATTAAAAGCCTATGCTTTTGAATGTGCCCACGGTGTACAAAGAATTGAACTGCCGTCCACACTGGATAAGATCGCACTCGATGATCCGTTCCATCATGTATATGCGGAAATCTCTTTTCCCAACGGTAATCCTTTCTACATTGTGGAAAACGGTTTTCTCATTGACACCAGGACAGAATCCCTGATTTATTGCAATCCGTCTGCGCACACACTGCCTCTCCCTCGGGTCAGGCGGATTGAACATTCGGCCTTGTCCAATTACAGCTATTATCAGAAGACACTCGAGTTTCCGGACAGTGTGGAATATATCGGACCATATAACGCCTATGACTGTACGAACCTCGAAAAGATCATTGTTCCCGGCAGTGTGATTGAACTGGCAGACCATGCGTTATGCATTAATTTAGCTAAAGAAATCATCCTGAATGAAGGGTTGCAGAAGATCGGATCCGAAGCCTTGTTCGATACTTCCGACTTCACCATTACCATCCCTTCCACCGTTACCTGGATCGGTTACTCGCCTGAATGGCTGGATCCGGAAGGATGGTTAAACTCTGCAAACTACGATGATTCAGAAAATGATGAGGAAGACGAAGAAGACGAATATCCCGAAGAAGATGATGACTCTGAAGACGCTGATGATTCCGAAGACGATCTGGATGATGATGAAGAATATGAAGAAGACGAGGATTATGAAGACTACGATGATTCAGAAGAAGATGACGATTGGGAAGAGGATGAAGATTATAATGATTCGGAAGAGCGCAGCCTGATTGTTCTGAATCCTGATGTGCACTGGGAAACCGAAGAAGAATATAATGCACGTTTTGCTGATAATTCGATTGATCAGAAAACAATATCTGTTGGAGATACAGTCACCTTTGGCAATTATGCGCAGGATAATGATCAAAGCAACGGAAAAGAACCCATTGAGTGGATTGTCCTGGACGTACAGGACGGGAAAGCATTGCTTCTGAGCAAATATGGTCTTTCCGCGGCAGGATATCATAATACCTGGGATGATTGCACCTGGGAAACCTGCTCCATGCGAACCTGGCTCAATGACAGGTTCCTGAACTGGGCATTCAGTCTGGAGGAACAAGCAGCTATTCTGACTACAACGGTCGACAACAGTGATCCCCAGGGCTATGATTGGACATTGATTGGAGGAGAAAAAATGCCCGGCGGAAACAACACACAGGACAGAATTTTCCTGCTGAGTTGTGCCGAGGCAAACCGGTATCTGAATGTTACAATCGAAGATGCGAATAACGTCAATGCCCGCGTCGCTCCGACAGCTTATGCCATCACATTGGGAGTAAACACAAGTGATGAATACCGTACCGCAGAAGGAGACGTTACAGGATGGTGGTGGCTTCGATCTCCCGGCAGCTGTCCGAACAGCGCGGCAGGCGTGAATCATGATGGTTCACTTAGTTACTCTCGTGCCTATCATAGAAACTTTATTGTCCGCCCGGCTCTCTGGATCGATTTGAATTATGTTGATTTCTGA
- a CDS encoding inorganic pyrophosphatase produces the protein MNYYDENFWNALDELVNTSEIVIDRPKGSAHPRFPDFIYKVDYGYLKNTSSMDGAGIDVWVGSGDKKIDAIMCIVDLMKRDSEIKILIGCTEEEKLEVYKTHNETQFMKGILIRR, from the coding sequence GTGAATTATTACGATGAAAATTTCTGGAATGCGTTGGATGAATTGGTGAACACTTCCGAAATCGTGATCGACAGACCGAAAGGATCTGCCCATCCCAGATTTCCGGATTTCATATATAAGGTTGACTATGGATACCTGAAAAACACCTCCTCTATGGATGGTGCGGGAATTGATGTATGGGTCGGAAGCGGCGATAAAAAGATTGACGCCATCATGTGTATTGTTGATTTGATGAAGAGAGACTCAGAGATCAAAATACTGATCGGATGCACAGAAGAAGAAAAACTGGAAGTATATAAAACGCATAATGAAACGCAGTTTATGAAAGGCATTCTGATACGTCGGTAA
- a CDS encoding phage head-tail adapter protein — MNKEWSEQNKKMQSLIRKADTFEQGKDVLFELRNNLMNTLLAFRKELNREDFDSMPFINADGYHSKNIAYSIWHIFRIEDIVAHTLICGDTEILFSGDYQRRFNSSIITTGNELVTEQISDFTKQLDISELYSYIAEVKKSTEEIIRSLTFSDLKRPVSSERKENLKALNVVSTDERAVWLIDYWCNKDLRGLIQMPFSRHWIMHVEACQRIKNKLK, encoded by the coding sequence ATGAATAAAGAATGGTCTGAACAGAATAAAAAGATGCAGTCACTGATCAGAAAGGCTGATACCTTTGAGCAGGGTAAGGATGTTCTTTTTGAATTGCGGAACAATCTTATGAATACGTTGCTGGCATTTAGGAAGGAACTGAACAGAGAAGATTTTGATTCTATGCCTTTTATAAATGCTGACGGTTATCACAGCAAGAACATTGCTTATTCAATATGGCACATCTTCAGGATAGAAGACATCGTTGCGCACACTCTTATTTGCGGAGATACAGAGATACTGTTTTCAGGAGATTATCAGCGCCGTTTCAATTCATCGATCATAACAACCGGAAATGAACTTGTTACGGAACAGATTTCCGATTTCACAAAACAACTGGATATAAGTGAATTATATTCGTATATAGCCGAAGTAAAGAAAAGCACGGAAGAAATCATACGCAGCCTGACATTTAGCGATCTTAAAAGACCGGTTTCGAGTGAACGAAAGGAAAACCTGAAAGCATTGAATGTAGTCAGTACAGACGAGAGAGCTGTTTGGCTGATTGATTATTGGTGCAATAAAGATTTACGCGGGCTCATACAAATGCCATTCTCGAGGCACTGGATTATGCACGTTGAAGCCTGTCAGAGAATAAAGAACAAATTGAAATAA
- a CDS encoding TIGR04076 family protein, with the protein MAKVKLTITESKCRCGYFKKGQEFIVEDLCPPLCHELWNNIYPSVYALQNGASLDYGEGRAKVFDARCPDEGRVCIHGEVID; encoded by the coding sequence GTGGCGAAAGTTAAGCTTACAATTACAGAGAGTAAATGCAGATGTGGGTATTTCAAAAAAGGGCAGGAATTTATAGTTGAAGATTTATGCCCGCCTTTATGCCATGAACTCTGGAATAACATATATCCTTCGGTATATGCTTTGCAGAATGGAGCTTCTCTTGATTATGGAGAAGGTCGTGCAAAAGTATTTGATGCCAGATGTCCGGATGAGGGCAGAGTCTGCATTCATGGAGAGGTTATAGATTAA
- a CDS encoding GNAT family N-acetyltransferase, with the protein MDIVFVPAKANDAAAISTLRQRIWDTTYRGIYPDELIDHFDHDWHQQRDLKKISEPSFTVYLIRDGDEDIGYFMFQDTGAGVRLCSLYVLQEYQHRGIGKLAFSIITDYCRKKGISRFTCDCNPHNENAMRFYQRMGGVVIKTDTGHENQQEDGVTFEFDGGIISGES; encoded by the coding sequence ATGGACATAGTCTTTGTCCCCGCAAAAGCGAATGATGCGGCTGCCATCAGTACGCTCCGGCAAAGAATCTGGGATACGACGTACCGGGGTATTTATCCGGATGAGCTTATTGATCATTTCGATCATGACTGGCATCAGCAGCGCGATCTGAAGAAAATCTCAGAACCTTCCTTCACGGTATATCTGATCAGAGACGGTGACGAGGATATTGGATATTTCATGTTTCAGGATACCGGCGCCGGCGTACGGCTGTGTTCCCTGTATGTGCTTCAGGAATATCAGCACCGGGGAATTGGGAAACTGGCCTTCTCCATCATAACGGACTACTGCAGGAAAAAGGGGATCAGCCGTTTTACCTGCGATTGCAATCCTCACAATGAAAATGCCATGCGCTTCTATCAGCGCATGGGAGGTGTGGTGATCAAAACCGACACGGGTCACGAAAACCAACAGGAAGACGGCGTCACATTTGAATTCGATGGAGGGATTATCAGTGGCGAAAGTTAA
- a CDS encoding HAD family hydrolase, translated as MEGVKWLFFDIGSTLVNETKVYDDIFHKIAIAANVSDEYVKTQAIGFYKQNKRGHKEVMRLLGVDYPEWTPEYEELYPDTIKCLQVLEKKYKLGIIANQIPGAEKRLESKGIRQYFDLIISSAEEGVAKPDLQIFRLALTRAGCAPDQAVMIGDRIDNDIVPAKQMGMKTIRIKQGVGKYWNIQGDCETPDFEANSLSELLNIF; from the coding sequence ATGGAAGGCGTCAAATGGCTATTCTTTGATATCGGATCAACTTTGGTGAATGAAACCAAAGTGTATGATGATATTTTCCATAAGATCGCCATCGCCGCCAATGTGTCTGATGAATATGTCAAAACCCAGGCGATAGGGTTCTATAAGCAAAACAAAAGAGGCCATAAGGAGGTCATGCGCCTTTTAGGTGTGGACTATCCCGAATGGACTCCCGAATATGAGGAATTGTATCCTGATACCATAAAATGCCTTCAGGTCCTGGAGAAAAAGTATAAACTGGGAATCATTGCGAATCAGATTCCCGGAGCGGAAAAAAGGCTGGAGAGCAAGGGAATTCGCCAGTATTTCGATCTGATCATCTCATCGGCCGAGGAAGGCGTCGCGAAACCGGATCTCCAAATATTCAGGCTCGCCCTGACCAGAGCCGGCTGTGCTCCGGATCAGGCTGTCATGATCGGAGACCGTATTGACAATGATATTGTTCCCGCAAAACAGATGGGAATGAAAACAATCCGGATTAAACAAGGAGTCGGAAAGTATTGGAATATTCAGGGGGACTGTGAAACTCCCGATTTTGAAGCGAACAGCCTGTCAGAGCTGTTGAACATATTCTGA
- a CDS encoding antibiotic biosynthesis monooxygenase family protein: protein MTNSFTEIKLFQVKPDKTEQFEAMAERMSADQAKWDGCISIKYLKRFYTIDGIELGTPPRELTKVVKCVKYYSWWEFDTKENYGKAIKQFFDCYMKDLQKLLISPFDINIGYSL, encoded by the coding sequence ATGACAAATAGTTTTACTGAGATAAAGCTGTTTCAGGTAAAGCCTGACAAAACAGAACAATTTGAAGCGATGGCTGAAAGAATGTCAGCAGATCAGGCTAAATGGGATGGTTGTATTTCCATAAAATATCTTAAAAGATTCTATACAATAGATGGAATTGAACTGGGCACTCCTCCAAGAGAATTAACCAAAGTGGTCAAGTGCGTAAAGTATTATTCCTGGTGGGAATTTGACACAAAAGAAAACTACGGCAAGGCCATAAAGCAGTTCTTCGATTGCTATATGAAAGACCTGCAAAAGCTGTTGATTTCACCGTTTGATATAAATATTGGATACTCGTTATAA
- a CDS encoding peptidoglycan-binding domain-containing protein, with product MTRSFMFRNRLLAFLLILILSVSIIAPALAYDDGTLYNGCNGEEVKAMQQALINLGFLEGKADGKFGDKTEEAVKAFQRKNGLTPDGLAGKKTRSMLDSAKKGSNSTPATGKAAKSPVYSEGTLYNGCSGDEVKTMQEALIALGYLEGNADGKFGNKTEKAVRTFQQKNGLDPDGLAGRKTRSVLELAHKRLSAPMEMTAEEAQVYDEREGIDWAPFENKAKQVLTNEGHSIDGLNYIAHSYAPKGNSALRYDYYQLTFYKSKETSTFNSTYTVGFDPKGKLVHMYADDHGGKKLTHEDDPTAEDVDKDLMNRAKEEIKSFLKRYGYSSLAKKVSKLEISQISVSNDNVDTYYTLSGPFMIRLRVAPSVRVDYFLAD from the coding sequence ATGACCAGGAGTTTCATGTTCAGAAACAGGCTTCTTGCTTTTCTTTTGATCCTTATCTTGTCTGTGTCCATAATTGCGCCCGCCCTGGCATATGACGATGGCACCCTCTACAACGGATGCAACGGTGAAGAAGTCAAGGCAATGCAGCAGGCGCTGATCAATCTCGGTTTTCTGGAAGGAAAAGCAGACGGCAAATTCGGCGATAAAACCGAAGAAGCCGTTAAGGCGTTTCAGCGCAAAAACGGCCTGACTCCCGATGGCCTGGCCGGAAAGAAAACCCGTTCGATGCTTGATTCAGCGAAGAAGGGCAGCAACAGTACCCCGGCAACAGGAAAGGCGGCCAAATCTCCGGTATACAGCGAGGGAACCCTTTACAACGGATGCAGCGGGGATGAAGTCAAAACAATGCAGGAGGCGCTGATTGCACTCGGTTATCTGGAAGGAAATGCTGACGGTAAATTTGGCAATAAAACCGAGAAAGCCGTACGAACCTTCCAACAAAAGAATGGTTTGGATCCTGACGGCCTGGCCGGAAGGAAAACCCGTTCGGTACTGGAATTAGCGCATAAAAGGCTCAGTGCCCCGATGGAAATGACTGCTGAAGAGGCACAGGTATACGATGAAAGGGAAGGAATCGACTGGGCTCCTTTCGAGAATAAAGCAAAACAGGTGCTGACGAATGAAGGACACAGCATTGACGGACTGAACTATATTGCTCATTCCTATGCTCCGAAGGGGAACAGTGCGCTTCGTTACGACTATTACCAGCTGACGTTCTACAAGTCTAAAGAGACAAGTACATTCAACTCGACATACACAGTTGGTTTTGATCCAAAGGGAAAGCTTGTACATATGTACGCCGATGATCACGGCGGAAAGAAGCTGACACATGAAGACGATCCCACCGCCGAGGATGTGGACAAGGACCTCATGAACAGAGCAAAAGAGGAAATCAAGAGTTTTCTGAAACGGTACGGCTATTCATCACTGGCCAAGAAGGTCAGCAAGCTGGAGATAAGCCAGATCTCCGTCTCGAACGACAATGTGGACACCTATTACACACTCAGCGGGCCGTTTATGATCCGCCTTCGGGTTGCTCCAAGCGTCCGGGTCGATTACTTCCTTGCAGATTAA
- a CDS encoding GNAT family N-acetyltransferase: MESVRSNPFIRKATSNDLSRIAEIQVFNYRLYFYPIFKSDEYYFDELSVPSLMKEYESGLDSLYVYDDGVVKGFIKVEGTYIARLFVEPVLQNASIGSRLLEYAIQEHNADHLWALEKNEKAIRFYKRHGFIATGEKKPEEGTDEYLVLLKRQQE, from the coding sequence ATGGAATCAGTAAGGAGTAATCCTTTTATAAGAAAGGCAACCAGTAACGATTTATCCCGTATTGCGGAAATACAGGTCTTTAACTACCGCCTGTATTTTTACCCCATTTTCAAATCGGATGAGTATTACTTTGATGAACTGAGCGTTCCGTCCCTCATGAAGGAGTATGAATCCGGACTGGACAGCCTGTATGTATATGATGACGGAGTCGTCAAAGGCTTTATCAAGGTTGAAGGAACTTACATCGCAAGACTGTTTGTGGAACCTGTTCTTCAGAATGCGTCCATCGGTTCCCGGTTATTGGAATACGCCATACAGGAACACAACGCGGATCATCTCTGGGCACTGGAAAAGAACGAAAAGGCAATACGCTTTTACAAAAGACACGGGTTTATCGCGACCGGAGAGAAAAAGCCGGAAGAAGGAACAGACGAGTATCTTGTGCTGTTAAAAAGGCAGCAGGAATAA
- a CDS encoding LytTR family DNA-binding domain-containing protein: MKLETRKIPESEPEMVEIRYHWITDEIQEIISFVKSRQGQLSAVRDGKRFEMPVVDLFYAESVDDRLFLYTASDSYEIRMKLYELEDLLKNKSFLRVSKGMIVNLMKITSVRPALNGRFSAILKNGEEIIISRKYVPSLKSVLKGGES; encoded by the coding sequence ATGAAACTGGAAACCAGGAAGATTCCGGAAAGTGAACCGGAAATGGTAGAGATCCGTTATCACTGGATCACGGATGAGATACAGGAGATCATATCCTTTGTCAAATCACGTCAGGGGCAGCTCAGTGCTGTCCGGGACGGAAAGCGTTTTGAGATGCCTGTTGTGGATCTGTTCTACGCCGAATCGGTGGATGACCGGCTGTTCCTGTATACCGCATCTGACAGCTATGAGATCCGGATGAAGCTGTACGAGCTGGAAGACCTGCTGAAGAATAAAAGCTTCCTCCGCGTTTCCAAGGGCATGATTGTTAACCTGATGAAGATCACTTCCGTTCGTCCTGCCCTGAACGGCCGGTTCTCAGCCATCCTGAAAAACGGTGAGGAAATCATCATCTCCCGGAAATATGTCCCGTCGCTGAAAAGTGTCCTGAAAGGCGGTGAATCCTGA
- a CDS encoding CPBP family intramembrane glutamic endopeptidase — translation MKKLYEKNELTFALVWIAIYVIGTSLAEALNEAIGAYKLVSAVFHMAMTACLFLWVKQNGLTEKYGLFLPRYRIAHAWFFIPLMLVCLYKLVFSPALRFSATESVLFVISMLCVGFLEELIFRGFLFRAIEKENLTRAIIISSVTFGIGHIVNLLNGQNLLDTIGQIIFAVFVGFALVILFHKGKSLMPCIVFHGVFNALSVIANDEAQCSALGGPVSAAVILIAASAVILGGYSVWNWKHLKG, via the coding sequence ATGAAGAAACTGTATGAGAAGAATGAACTGACTTTTGCCCTGGTATGGATCGCTATCTATGTGATCGGCACAAGCCTGGCGGAAGCCCTGAACGAAGCAATCGGAGCGTACAAGCTGGTTTCCGCCGTATTTCATATGGCTATGACAGCCTGCCTGTTCCTGTGGGTAAAGCAGAACGGCCTGACGGAAAAGTACGGCCTGTTCCTGCCGCGTTACCGGATCGCGCATGCCTGGTTTTTCATTCCGCTGATGCTGGTGTGCCTGTACAAACTGGTCTTCAGCCCTGCCCTTCGCTTCTCAGCGACGGAAAGCGTGCTCTTTGTCATCAGCATGCTGTGCGTCGGATTCCTGGAAGAACTCATCTTCCGCGGTTTCCTGTTCAGGGCGATCGAAAAGGAAAACCTGACCCGGGCGATTATCATTTCATCAGTCACCTTTGGCATCGGGCATATTGTGAACCTGCTGAACGGCCAGAATCTCCTGGATACCATTGGCCAGATCATCTTTGCGGTGTTTGTTGGTTTTGCCCTGGTCATCCTTTTCCACAAAGGGAAAAGCCTGATGCCATGCATTGTTTTCCACGGTGTGTTCAACGCTCTTTCCGTCATCGCGAATGATGAAGCACAGTGCAGTGCCCTTGGCGGCCCGGTTTCTGCCGCGGTTATCCTGATTGCGGCCAGCGCGGTCATACTGGGCGGTTATTCCGTCTGGAACTGGAAGCACCTGAAAGGATAA
- a CDS encoding GNAT family N-acetyltransferase, protein MTFVNSNEMKIDLPPDQAEMLSTKENIKIIIRENPDTVMAFDIMDHDDLVGFALVHRFEERKYFLWEYAIDIRFQNQHKGTRALIEFIDYLKTRHDAKEITTTYIYGNEHAKHVYEKVGFTETDVVDEPDCHEVNMVYHV, encoded by the coding sequence ATGACTTTTGTTAACTCCAATGAAATGAAAATAGATCTCCCGCCTGATCAGGCAGAGATGCTGTCAACAAAGGAAAACATAAAGATAATAATCAGGGAAAATCCTGATACCGTAATGGCTTTTGACATCATGGATCATGATGACCTGGTTGGTTTTGCTCTGGTGCATCGTTTTGAAGAACGAAAATACTTTCTCTGGGAATATGCTATAGATATCCGTTTTCAAAACCAGCATAAGGGAACCCGTGCTCTCATTGAATTCATTGATTATCTGAAAACCCGGCACGATGCCAAAGAGATAACCACCACATATATCTACGGCAATGAGCATGCCAAACATGTATATGAAAAAGTAGGGTTTACAGAGACTGACGTGGTGGATGAACCCGATTGTCACGAAGTGAATATGGTATATCACGTATAA
- a CDS encoding GNAT family N-acetyltransferase: MLDRTIPFYNTILRCDKYTFQPITLPDAYRIISYQPGFEQDWARLEYSAGDFGSEKEAVEYFQGKYLSGDGSTDDLLFTLDNSGKVIGSCISWTDDRNGHPVNSLHWLIVEEYCQRKGLGRALCIAAMNRFYQKGCEPVYIHTQPWSWKAILLYSSLGFRIQKTDTFSAYINQYREAMETLKGILPEEQYSMLEKAAEE; encoded by the coding sequence ATGCTGGACAGGACAATTCCTTTCTATAATACGATCCTCAGATGTGATAAGTATACTTTCCAGCCGATCACGCTTCCGGATGCGTACCGGATTATTTCGTATCAGCCCGGATTTGAGCAGGATTGGGCAAGACTGGAGTACTCGGCGGGAGATTTTGGCAGCGAAAAAGAAGCCGTAGAGTATTTTCAGGGCAAATACCTTTCCGGCGATGGCAGCACCGATGACCTGCTTTTCACTTTGGATAACTCCGGAAAGGTCATTGGTTCATGCATTTCCTGGACAGATGACAGAAATGGACATCCCGTCAATTCCCTCCATTGGCTGATCGTCGAAGAATACTGCCAGCGGAAAGGTTTGGGACGGGCGTTATGTATCGCTGCCATGAATCGTTTTTATCAGAAAGGTTGTGAACCAGTCTATATCCACACGCAGCCCTGGAGCTGGAAAGCGATTCTGTTGTACTCCTCTCTTGGCTTTCGAATTCAGAAGACAGATACTTTCAGTGCTTATATAAATCAATACCGTGAAGCGATGGAAACCCTCAAAGGAATATTGCCCGAAGAGCAATACAGTATGCTTGAAAAGGCCGCGGAAGAATAG
- a CDS encoding histidine phosphatase family protein, translating to MKHIITVQHTQSVHHTNGMVGSWTDWDLTDLGREQADHIGRKLKDELSGKDVIMYSSDLKRAQQTAEEIAKYLGVKPILRQELRERNLGKCCGKSVQWLRENIECPEKTVDDRLFSDGESRRDAWNRLKPFYDEVMSGSDENILIVSHGDLLSIWNAMYLGLPVESFYKVDIHGAAGGVSHMFVHDDGKHQIKNINDMSYIL from the coding sequence ATGAAGCATATTATCACAGTTCAGCACACACAGTCTGTTCATCACACGAACGGAATGGTCGGTTCATGGACAGACTGGGACCTGACAGATCTCGGAAGAGAGCAGGCAGATCATATCGGCCGGAAACTGAAAGATGAGCTCTCCGGAAAAGATGTAATCATGTATTCATCGGACCTGAAACGGGCACAGCAGACAGCGGAAGAGATCGCAAAGTACCTGGGCGTAAAACCGATCCTCCGCCAGGAACTGCGGGAGCGGAATCTGGGAAAGTGCTGCGGCAAATCCGTGCAATGGCTCCGCGAAAACATCGAATGCCCTGAAAAGACAGTCGATGACAGGCTGTTTTCCGACGGAGAAAGCCGGCGTGATGCCTGGAACCGTCTTAAGCCTTTCTATGATGAAGTGATGTCCGGCAGCGATGAAAACATCCTCATCGTCTCGCACGGTGATCTTCTGAGCATCTGGAACGCCATGTACCTGGGCCTTCCCGTCGAATCCTTCTACAAGGTCGATATTCACGGTGCCGCAGGCGGGGTATCCCATATGTTCGTGCACGATGATGGAAAGCATCAGATAAAGAACATCAATGATATGTCCTACATTTTGTAA